From one Pseudomonas fluorescens genomic stretch:
- the cyoE gene encoding heme o synthase, whose amino-acid sequence MATLLSERRLQAGWRDYLELTKPKVVVLMLITSLVGMFLATRAGVPWTILLFGNLGIACCAGGAAVVNHVLDRRIDALMARTHKRPMAEGRVAPAAALTFALLLATLGMALLLVFTNALTAWLTLASLLGYAVIYTGFLKRATPQNIVIGGLAGAAPPLLGWVAISGHISAEPLLLVLIIFAWTPPHFWALAIHRKEEYAKADIPMLPVTHGEHYTKVHILLYTLVLLAVSLLPYAIHMSGPLYLACALALGGRFLQWAWVLYRGSRPHAAIKTFKYSIWYLLLLFIALLVDHYLLLNL is encoded by the coding sequence ATGGCGACGCTTCTGAGCGAGCGCAGGCTGCAAGCAGGCTGGCGGGACTACCTCGAGCTGACCAAGCCCAAAGTGGTGGTACTGATGCTGATCACCTCGCTGGTCGGCATGTTCCTCGCCACCCGCGCCGGGGTGCCGTGGACCATTCTGCTGTTCGGCAACCTGGGCATTGCCTGTTGCGCCGGTGGTGCTGCGGTGGTCAATCATGTGCTCGACCGGCGCATCGACGCACTGATGGCGCGTACCCATAAACGGCCAATGGCCGAAGGCCGGGTGGCGCCAGCGGCGGCACTGACCTTTGCCCTGCTGCTGGCGACCCTGGGCATGGCCTTGTTGCTGGTGTTCACCAACGCCCTGACAGCCTGGCTGACCCTGGCCTCGCTGCTCGGTTACGCGGTGATCTACACCGGCTTTCTCAAGCGCGCCACGCCGCAGAACATCGTCATCGGCGGCTTGGCCGGCGCCGCGCCGCCACTGCTGGGCTGGGTGGCGATCAGCGGGCATATCAGTGCCGAGCCATTGCTGCTGGTGCTGATCATCTTCGCCTGGACGCCGCCGCACTTCTGGGCGCTGGCCATTCACCGCAAGGAAGAGTACGCCAAGGCTGATATTCCGATGCTGCCGGTAACCCACGGCGAGCACTACACCAAGGTGCATATCCTGCTGTACACCCTGGTGTTGTTGGCAGTCAGCCTGCTGCCCTACGCCATCCACATGAGCGGCCCGCTGTACCTGGCCTGCGCCCTGGCCCTGGGCGGGCGCTTCCTGCAGTGGGCCTGGGTGTTGTACCGTGGCAGTCGGCCGCACGCGGCGATCAAGACCTTCAAGTACTCTATCTG